Proteins encoded by one window of Deinococcus sp. KSM4-11:
- a CDS encoding glutamate synthase subunit beta: MSKITGFLEQPRIKEKYAQPTARLKHYREFVEPLAGEMARKQAVRCMDCGIPFCNNGCPVNNIIPDFNNLVYQDDWRSALDTLHSTNNFPEFTGRICPAPCEAACTLNINDDPVGIKSIELAIIERGWQEGWVMPQPPEVRTGKTVAVVGSGPAGLAAAQQLARAGHDVTVFEKNDRIGGLMRYGIPDFKMEKSHIDRRVAQMEAEGVTFRTGVVVGDWPRDSKVTNLSRQSVKPADLRAEFDAVLLAGGAEQPRDLPAPGRDLDGIHFAMEFLPNQNRVNAGDKLRKQIRADGKKVVVIGGGDTGSDCVGTSNRHGATSVTQFEVMPQPPEQENKPLVWPYWPLKLRTSSSHEEGAVREFAIATKEFIGKGGKVTGVKTVRIELVNGKLEEVPGSEEIHEADLILLAMGFTNPMGSVLDSFGVTKDARGNAQAGTDEGSGYATSVEGLYAAGDMRRGQSLVVWAIREGRQAARAIDQYLMGTSVLPR, encoded by the coding sequence ATGAGCAAGATCACCGGTTTTCTCGAGCAACCCCGCATCAAGGAGAAGTACGCCCAGCCGACCGCGCGCCTCAAGCACTACCGCGAGTTCGTGGAGCCGCTGGCGGGCGAGATGGCGCGCAAGCAGGCGGTGCGCTGCATGGACTGCGGCATTCCGTTCTGCAACAACGGCTGTCCGGTCAACAACATCATCCCGGACTTCAACAACCTGGTGTACCAGGACGACTGGCGCTCGGCGCTGGACACGCTGCACTCCACCAACAACTTCCCGGAGTTCACGGGCCGCATCTGCCCCGCTCCCTGCGAGGCGGCGTGCACGTTGAACATCAACGACGATCCGGTGGGCATCAAGTCCATCGAACTGGCGATCATCGAACGCGGCTGGCAGGAGGGCTGGGTCATGCCGCAACCGCCCGAGGTGAGGACTGGCAAGACGGTCGCCGTGGTCGGCAGCGGCCCCGCCGGGCTGGCCGCCGCGCAGCAGCTTGCGCGGGCCGGGCACGACGTGACGGTGTTCGAGAAGAACGACCGCATCGGCGGCCTGATGCGCTACGGCATTCCTGACTTCAAGATGGAAAAGAGCCACATCGACCGCCGCGTGGCGCAGATGGAGGCCGAGGGTGTGACCTTCCGCACGGGCGTGGTCGTGGGCGACTGGCCCCGGGACAGCAAGGTCACGAACCTCAGCAGGCAGAGCGTGAAGCCCGCCGACTTGCGCGCCGAATTCGACGCCGTGCTGCTCGCCGGCGGCGCGGAGCAGCCTCGCGACCTGCCCGCACCAGGCCGCGACCTGGACGGCATTCACTTCGCCATGGAGTTCCTGCCCAACCAGAACCGCGTGAACGCCGGCGACAAGCTGAGAAAGCAGATCCGCGCGGACGGCAAGAAGGTCGTCGTGATCGGCGGGGGCGACACCGGCAGTGACTGCGTGGGCACCAGCAACCGTCACGGCGCCACCAGCGTCACGCAGTTCGAGGTGATGCCCCAGCCGCCCGAGCAGGAGAACAAGCCCCTGGTATGGCCGTACTGGCCGCTGAAACTCCGCACCAGCAGCAGCCACGAGGAAGGGGCCGTGCGCGAGTTCGCCATCGCCACCAAGGAATTCATCGGCAAGGGCGGCAAGGTCACCGGCGTCAAGACCGTCCGCATCGAACTCGTGAACGGCAAGCTCGAAGAGGTGCCCGGCAGCGAGGAGATCCACGAGGCCGACCTGATCCTGCTCGCCATGGGCTTCACCAACCCCATGGGCAGCGTGCTCGACTCCTTCGGCGTGACCAAGGATGCCCGTGGCAACGCCCAGGCTGGAACCGACGAGGGCAGCGGCTACGCCACCAGCGTCGAGGGCCTGTACGCCGCCGGAGACATGCGCCGGGGCCAGAGTCTGGTCGTGTGGGCCATCCGTGAAGGCCGCCAGGCGGCACGGGCCATCGACCAATACCTGATGGGCACCAGCGTCCTGCCGCGCTGA